The genomic DNA TCTGGCCCTTCATCCTCTTTCTGATCCTCTTATCTGTCTCTTCTGTTTGATTCTGTCCTGTAGCGCTCTCGTTAATCTAATCACATCCCTGCTCCTCTCACTCATCAGTTCAGAGTACATGGACCACTTTGAGATCCGAGACCTGCGTGCGTTTTCTGCCGAGCCGCTTCTAGTGTATCCGACCCATTACACAGGAGACAAGGGCTACATTAGTGACACGGAAACATCGGTGGTCTGGGATAACGAGACTATCAAAACCGACTGGGACCGAGCCAAGTCGAGGAAAACTCAGGAGCAAGGGGAGCTGAGCTTTGAGGCCCAGAACTCCGACGTACTGCAGTCTGAACTGGAGAACTGGAGCACACGGGACGAGCTGTGACGAAGAAGAGAGGGCATGAGGATGAAACGGAGAAACTCTGGCGTACAGAGACGAGGATGTGGGAGGCAGAACAAAGTTGTGgtagtgtgggggggggtgaataAGATGGAGGGAATACAGGAGAATgcaggaaaagagggaggaaaggcaGAGGAATTGGACGCAGGCCTGGTGAGGGAcaaatgcttttctctttctttgatCTTTCTCTTAAGAGAGGAGGTTAGATGTCGAGTTAACTCTTGAAGAGTCATCCAGcagctttcattttatttattgcatCCAACGCACATCCCTTGACTACAGCTTGGTCCAATAATACTTCCATGTTTTAAATAACATGCCGCCACCATACGCCACATTATACATAAATTCCCCCTTTGTGAAACCtcttttacagaaaaacaaaacacagattgGAAGAAGATGCAGTATTTAAGCTTAAAATGTCTCTAAGTCCAGCATGTCGTCACGTCACTAAAACTACAGGTTAAAGCTGCAGTATGCTTTGGGTTTGAAATGGAAGCTTCTAAAATATACAAAGATTATGTCACATTTCTTCCATTTAGTGCTACACTCTGCTTCACTCttagtggttcccaacctgtcCGCCTTTTAACCCCTTAAAAAGAAGTAATGCTTACAACCTGTAATCAGCTGTCTGTCTACTGGCTGTGACGAGTTCTACCAAAGAGCACGTTTCCTTGCTTTTATCTGAACACTTTTTATAGTCCGGAAGAAGAAGTTAAAttatcagagagaaaaaaaagcatgaaatatgttttttatgcTTTCCTCTCTGGGAGCCTCTGCTCTGTTGTCATCTtctttgtcctcttcttcttccagtGCTTCTCAACACCTTGCTGTTTAGTGGAGCTCCAATAAGCCAGTGTGTTATTTATGTAAGTGTTTTGTCACTCATGAATGtatcaatgtttttcttttattttctgtcaaacttTCCTACAGTTTGatgtatttaagtattttttactgccccccccccactacaTATTGCAGTTTTAAcccaaatgatttttttttttgacgaccagaaaaacaaatgaatatagATTTGTAGTAACTTTTCCCgttttgtctctcctctgtgaTTACaaagtgtgtcttttttttaaccaaagaatgaataaaaacttTTATAATGAAAGACTTTTGGTTTTAGTTGCGTTGCTCTCTACTGCATTTAGCTCGGACTATAAGGGGAAATACTGGGGCATCGTCCCTCAAAGCTCAGTTAAACCTCAGTTAAAGGCACATGGTAGCACTGTCATTGTACAAATTGTGGGTTCATTTCTAGTCCAAGCTGCAGTACAGTCgctaaaacatcaaaacacactctgtgctgccttttttttGGCACACAGCAGTGTTATTTCAGTGCAGACATGAACATCCCACAAACCCAGTtgagacatttcttttaattagCGCCTGCCGGTGTTTGCCTGCCCTGCAAGTACATAATGGTCAGTTTGGGCTGCAGCAGGCCGCCATTAatcctcctccctcactgtgTTTACACAGACAGTGCCTTATTTACTGTTAACCTGTGAAGCATGACCCTGCTATAGTGACTGTTAAACACCGAGATTTTATCACTGGATGGACAAAATTAgaaataatgtatatataagAATGTAATTATACTTTATACATAAAATTACTTCATTACAAACATGTCTTGGTGTGCATGTTTATTCTCCATACATGATGGACTGTGTGCACAATCATTTCTGAAATATACTAACTGTGCCATAATCACCATTGTTCTAGAGTAGTGTTTTTCCTGATTAGagctaaacacaaagtacagctaagGATCATGGGAATGTCACTATTTTTTGCAGGTACTTGTCCAAAGTATCggacaaattgaaatttgaaattttgaCCTTGTGTCAGCACTACGTGAAAAGTTTCACCAGATCACCACCATTATTCTACATCACCCTGAGGAGTGTCTTGTCAGAAGGGGTGGACAGAATGAGTGACAGTACAGCCATGTTGCCGGCATGGCTAAAAAGCTTtagtgtgtattgtgtgtgtttgctcacatATGTTTATTATGCCATGGGaggctctgtctgtgtgtgtctgcgcatCCACGTGCAGTGACACACGTCTGTGTGACTCAGACTAATCCTATtaggtttctctctctcccccacctctATATTTACCTCAACCCTGATGATGAGATTAATGCAGGTTCTTTCTGCAGCTGCCTCTGCAGATCGATAGCCACTTGTCTACAGCAGGACCTGTTGTGGCTTCACTAGAACCGGTCTCAACTCAAATGAGCAGGTTTCGTAGTTCATTTCCCTGACATCCTGCCACCAAAAAGAACCATTAAAATTCTCGGAGGGGTAAATGAGTGATATCAGTATTGAGTGCGACTACAACCAGCACTGTTTGGTTGTGAGGGAAAGGGTGAAGCAGCATAGGAGGCTTCACTTGCTGCTAACATCAAACATATCTCTcgttttctttgtttcatatCTGGAACATTTAACCTACACATCAGTCTTCCCTTTGCAATCCAATTTGTCTTGTTTCTTCATCCCTCgtttcctccctcctttccatCTCCTTAGGTAATAAGATTGCTACTGTTGAGCTGGAGTTTTAGGGCCTACagtacacaaatacacacacacacacacacacacacataggggCAACCTCTGCCTCTGAATTACAGCACTGCCACACCTCCAGCTATCTGTAATCTCCCTCAGCAGAGCACAGAGTGCAGGGTAAAGAAATTACAGAGAGCCGGGTGAAGAGGCAGTGAAAGGTGTcactaaaataacaaacttCACAGGATTTAAaggcagaaagaaagcaaatcaaAGAAAGAATACAATGGCTTGAAAGAGGATAAACTGGATATATTTCTTTCCTAATAGGAGTCGAGGAGTTTCAAGGTGAGGTAAATTACTTGTGGTATATGCAGCTGCCACAGTATGTACGGAGATTGATGGTCTATTAAATTTGTTACTAACAAAACAAGGCAGTGTCGCTAGTATACATCAGGGACGATCGATCAGCTTCAAAAAGTGAACCGGATGATTGTGAAATACCTTTTCCAAATGTAGGATTTAAGCTTTGACCTTTCTAAGTCTTCCAGTAAATCCTCTTTTTTCCCAGGTAAGGTGCAATGCTGCTCAATTTCAAACATATTTCTTCTACATCAGCCTTGAAAGTTTCAGTCCAGAGTTGTAGTCTCAAATGGATCTGGCACAGCTCAGAGCCAGAGAGCCAAATCTAATTTGTGAGGTTATCGCTGTCAATTCACAGCCTGCAGCGACTGCTGCGACAGTAAAATACAGGCTGGCACAGACAGATAAAGCACATTTCTGAGCTGTTAGGCCCGAACTTTATTTCTATATCTGAAATTTATTTcttatgtgatttttttgttctgAGCAATAGGTCTGCTCTTGGAAAACACCTGCCCATAAATGGGTGATTCATCCGGGCCTGCTGATCCTGGCTGTGCTGTTGTATCTACTGTATGATTTCTTTTGGCTGCAAAAACTATTTTAGCTTATAAACTGGACGTCCTTTAGTAGGCCgcaacacaaacatgaacatcaGTCAGTCAAAGAGTAGCATCACTTAAAGGGAACATCCACCCAAAATGTTATTACCTTTTGTAAAATATAGAGGTCATTACATTTCTGGGCCTATTTTTCACTTGGTTCAGTGTTTCTCCTATCGCTACAGATAACGCCACCAATCAAGCAATTTACTTTACTTACCAGGGTACAGAACAAACTATTAGACAGTTAAAACACATCCAGCAGCGTCTGTACAGGCTGCTGATCAAGTGACCTCCAGATTATATCAGAAAAGCTGTAAACTACTTCAGACTACTTGACTTTGTCTTGTTCAGCCAATTCCAGATATTGTCACCATAATAACTCATCAAGGCCATTTCAGATCATTTATCCATTGTCAGCAGCAACAAATTGTGGTATCAGCCACTCATCAATTTCTAGACTTTACAAGCTTACaaggtttttttatttgtcactcTTCAACACAGCActgcacaacaaaatgaaagttgtaGTCCCATGTGCTGCATAAAATATGTGCAATCAGAAAAAAGAAGTGACAAATATACCTTCATTCATGCGTACAATTCCTATGACATATGGAAAACATACATGTTGGGTCACTTACTGGTACAGATTTTAACTCAGAGTTTTGCTCACTTGTGCTGCCTCTGCCACTGCCCTGATGAAGCATATCTCATGTAAGGGAAAACTTAAAAATTAACAGCTTTCAAACCGATTCTTGCTTTCTTAGGCATGAAAATTTTATTCTAGAGGGAAACCAGGGCTTATAGACCAAAATGCCACGCAGCCACAATGCGCAGGTTCACAGTCTGGAaagaaatccatccatccaatctTTCTGCTACAGTGCTACTTTTCCTCCTAAATACATGTATAGATCACAGCCATGTGCAGCAACTTCACACTCATTCTCTTTGTGATGTTGAGAGTCATTCTGGGTAAAATAGGAAATCACTTGCTCCTGTAGAGTTAAAGTCCTGAGGCTGCACCGAAAATCTCTGATGATCTCTAATGATATTCTACGGTATAAGAGTAGCTTTTTCCTGGACGTCGAAGGCATGGCTCCTGAAGATGGGCTGCACTATCCATGCTAAAGATCACATATGTATATTAAAGCACATATGCTTTTTCTCCATTCCTTCTTCACAGAGGGCCTTTAGCCTTCCCCATCCCTGCCTTTCATCATGGTGGACCTGTTCCTGAACCGAGTTTTGGTGGAGAACAACTGGGACCAGGATGAACTCAACACGGAGCGTGAAATTGTCAGGATCCTCGAAAACCGCATCTTGATGCTGTTCTTTGCATCTGCTGAGTGTGACAAGTGCCAGGAGTTCGTGCCTGTTCTGAATAACTTTTTTAAGCGACTGAAAGATCCAGCGTACATCGAATACCCCAAACTGCTTGCCCTCGTCTACATCAGGTCTCTAtcttttgcttctttttatCTCTTTGATGCACACATGCGATTGCATAAACTCACATTCTCCCTGTTTTATCATTCATAAGTTTTCCatttccatctcctctctccagcttggaccaatcagaggagcagcaggagagattCCTCAAAGAGCTGCACAAAAAGACTCTGTTTTTGCCCTTTGAAGACCCGTACAGGAAGTAGGTGGATGGggagaaatgtttatttttttcttcatgtttttgtgaatacaTTTGTATGTTTAACCAGCTGAAGCATATATTTCCAAAACTACTTCAGGAAACACATCAAAgcccacatttttgaaaaattgaatCCAAAATTGTCAAATTatgccattttatttattttttttttattgtaatggGTCTTTCTGATTTCCAGAGAGCTGCAGGCCATGTTTAAGGTGAGGGATGTGCCAACAGTAGTGGTCCTTCGTCCTGACTGCTCCGTCCTCTCTCCAAATGCTGTGCGGGACATCTGCCGTTTTGGCTGCGACTGTTTCAGAGACTGGCAGGAATCAGCAGAGGTCGTCGAGAGGACCTTCATGCTCAACGAGGAGTTCGACGACCTAAATCTGCGCAGCGCCACTGACCCTGTGAGGAGACTCAAGTACAAGACAGAGGACgacaagaggaagaaatggTGGAAGTTGTGGGGGAAGGGTAAAGATGGGaatgaagagcaggaggagaaagatggaaTGTGGGGAGACAAAGGAACATGGTGGAGACGATGAAGAAAAAgaccagagaaaaaaaatcatataaatatataataaaaggGAAAACCTTTTatgttcagtgtcttgctgaaCCTCTTCACCATTGTAAATACTTGATTCTTGGTTACTGATACTGCAGCCTATTTACTGGCTCTTTGAGATACACTCAACCTGCTCTGGCATGTGAAGtagaattttaaaaatgcacacagaaaagAGCTGTGTTGCCAGAAGCATAATATGTCTGTGCCTCCCTGCACAGATCACACAAAACcttgaaagaaatgaaataagatCGAGTTGCTCTATCTTAAGAAATATGCTGGTTTAACTCTTTcctattgtattttttaaaggATCCTGggtccttcttcttcttcttatttcaAAATTATGATCCAGTCCAGTACGAGAAGTTAGGTTCTCAGTCTTCAGAGcaaatgtcactgtttttaaGCATACATGTGCATGTACAGGACATGTCTCAAatcatttttcctttctttatatCAGCATCGAGCCTAAGAATTCCAATTTAAAGCTCCACACGTCAATATCTGTGCATTAACTCTGGCTCAAATGACTATGTGTGATCACACATATGAGTTACTCTAAGTGTCAAACTGAGCAGCTCTTTTTTCACCTCTTTTAGCTCAGTGTTTTTTggtcattcacattcaccccaTTTCCAGCAGCATCAGACAGCTTCTTTCTGTTGCCCAGCAACCAGTGGTGAACAGAGAAGATCAGCGACAGGCGAGTCGCATCTTGCAGCTAGAGACCCTCATCATTTTCTCAGGAGAAGGTGGTgaccaaaccagagctgaaaGGAGAATAACTATTGGACctgcattcatcaggtggccagaaacttGAAATGAGTGacaatgttgctctgtgttagCTGGAcgtgtaaaaatacaaatgtttccTATTACATCTAACACATGGTGAAAGTACTGTATGTTacaattatgtgttttttggaCTTTTATCCCAAATGTAGGCGCTGGTGCCTGCTGGTGTTTTAATATTCATGAATATTTTGTTAAGAACTGTGTGTACCTTACTTATTTTTAGCATTATTTTGATATTCTTTGTTAATTTTGGTGCTTCTCTTCAGATATTAAGTTATTAAACAGTTAAATTATCATCTATACTGTATTGATCTAAACACAATAAATGATCTATTCTGCCAACACTAACGATGTCTGTATGTCAGTGCAGAGGCCTTGTGGCCGTGATGTTCTGTTCCCAGTAGAGTGAATCAGACGATCACTAACCAGATATTCCCCGTGgttctgctcctccattagcTACTGAATAATAAAGGCCTCACTGTGGCTCACTTCATTAaggtctttttgtttttttaagcatGTCTCTCAGTCTTCAATCTCCAGGCTTCCTCACTCAGTcactgctgccacacacacacacacacacacacacacacacacacacacacacacacacacacacacacaatcactgtgAGCACTTCATGTCCCTTGTCCCTCAGTCACCTTGTCTTTCAATCCCTCCCTcccagacagaggagaggaggtggagcgCAGAGACACAAAAGCAGAGGGAGTGAGCAGCGACTGCCATCAAGGTGAAGGAGAAGCAGTCAATGAGAGAACATGATATGAACTGACAGGCTGGGAATTGGTTCAAGTACGACTCAGGAGgagtggaaaagaaagaaaagacgaTATTCTGAAGGCCGTTTTCTTTTTGGATTTGCGGCCTCAAGGGGAGATAATATTTGTTAGAGGTAAGCAACTGTGAGGATTATCCGATTTAACTGCAAGCAAGATGGGCTCATATGATTAATCGAGGGTTTGTAGGTCTGAGTGGAATATATACGGTCTAATTTATAGGGCAGAGCCATCAgatcacacacatgaacatttacaAATGCCAGAACTTCCAACTACTCTCACGTGTGTTATAGTTGTTAGTCTGTGCTACTGGTACTGACCTCCATGCATATAAAAACTCATGAGAATCTCAtgagtttgtttatttcctTTCACTATAGACTATACTGTGGATTTCTTGTGATTTCCTTGTTAGCCAATGTACTGCATATAaacactgtcttttttaaacCCTCCCTAAGCCTCAGTCCTCCGTCCTGTGACACTTCATCATGGTGGACCTGTTCTTTGACCGAGTCCtggtgaaaaacaacaaagaccaGGATGAGCTGGACACTGAACGTGAGATCGTCATGCGCCTGCAGAACCGCATCCTGATGCTCTTCTTTGCTTCTGCTGCGTGTGAGAACTGCCAGGAGTTTGCTCCCACGCTCAGCGACTTCTTTGAACGGTTGACAGATGAATTCTATGTGGATCGCTCAGCCCAGCTGGTTCTCCTGTACATTaggtacaacacacacacacacacagacagtttacacacacacactgaggttgTGTTAACACTTGGACAACATTTATTCCTAATCTTAATCCtttctgtgtgcacatgtgcacctGCATACAGAACGTTTAACTAGGTAGTAATCCCATATTAATCCCATATTAATTCTAATGTATTTGAATAATAAGGAGCAGTAAATCATTCTCAGATAGGATGATTTTCATAGTCCTTCTTTTGCTCAGCCATTGTTGGGTTGTGTATTCCTGATTATTGTGAGAACCAACAGGTCCTCACAAGAATAGGAAtgcacaaacatttaaacatttagattttCTAGACCTGGAGTTCATCTGTTCATCCCTTATCTCCCAGCAATGTGgccttgatttttcttttatccaTCAGTTTGGATCAGTCAGAGGAACAGCAGGAAAGCTTCCTCAAAGAGCTGCCCAAGAAGTGCCTGTTCCTGGCCTACGAGGACCCCTACAGGAGGTATGAGGGATTAAGCAGTTGGTTGTATGCACAACCTGCTGGAGGATGATTGCAAAGTAAATACACCTAGCTGTATAAATCCATTAGCTCTGTGCCaatgtgtgtatcagtgtgtgtgtgtgtgtccacagggaGCTGGAGGCCATGTTTAATGTGGAGGAGCTTCCCACGGTGGTGGTGCTGCGTCCCGACTGCTCCGTCCTCACCCCTAACGCAGTGGAGGAGATCCTCAGGCTCGGCCCAGACTGCTACCGCAACtggcaggaagcagcagagctCATCGACAGGAACTTCATGATCAATGAGGACTTTGAGGAGAAGTCCATGCGCAGCTTCAGCGACCCTGTGAGGAGACTGAAGTACAAGGTggaggatgagaagaagaaaaagaagaagaagaagaagcagagagggtggggtggaggtggagacgAGGATGAGGATGCGGAGGCGGACAAAGATGCAGGGGGGTTGCCATAACgatggagacaaagaggacTCTGGATTTCCCCAAAAGTTGCCATGATTAGTAATTAAAAGCTCTGTCACAAAGTTTTCTACTGATGCTGCCAAACAAAACCATTTTCACGTGGTGCTCCTGCGACTAGATTTGCTCCTCTGTACCACAACAAATGTGGTCTTAGTGCAAACAGCTCCCGTTTAAGTGGGTGTGAATATGCCAACAACCAATAAAAAGTAATGTAAAACACTATCTACAAGAACTTTGAATACTGCTAACCAATGTTGATCTCAGCCTAGAATTGGCTGTCTTTGATGTGTTTGAATGCTGCCAAGTATATCAGCCAAGGTTAAGTCTGAGCCAAGTCTTTCCCATTATGACTTGTTTTATGAAACCCAGGAGATTCT from Pempheris klunzingeri isolate RE-2024b chromosome 3, fPemKlu1.hap1, whole genome shotgun sequence includes the following:
- the LOC139199411 gene encoding nucleoredoxin-like protein 1, whose protein sequence is MVDLFLNRVLVENNWDQDELNTEREIVRILENRILMLFFASAECDKCQEFVPVLNNFFKRLKDPAYIEYPKLLALVYISLDQSEEQQERFLKELHKKTLFLPFEDPYRKELQAMFKVRDVPTVVVLRPDCSVLSPNAVRDICRFGCDCFRDWQESAEVVERTFMLNEEFDDLNLRSATDPVRRLKYKTEDDKRKKWWKLWGKGKDGNEEQEEKDGMWGDKGTWWRR
- the LOC139199396 gene encoding nucleoredoxin-like protein 1 — protein: MVDLFFDRVLVKNNKDQDELDTEREIVMRLQNRILMLFFASAACENCQEFAPTLSDFFERLTDEFYVDRSAQLVLLYISLDQSEEQQESFLKELPKKCLFLAYEDPYRRELEAMFNVEELPTVVVLRPDCSVLTPNAVEEILRLGPDCYRNWQEAAELIDRNFMINEDFEEKSMRSFSDPVRRLKYKVEDEKKKKKKKKKQRGWGGGGDEDEDAEADKDAGGLP